The nucleotide sequence CTGGCCGGGGACGATCCGCGCTGGATGGGCATCCCGGACTCGGCTCCGCGGTCACCGGCGATCGCGTACCCGCCACCGGCCCGACCGGTGTCGCCGGCGCGTCGGCCGAGCCAGCCGGTCTCACCGGTCCGCCGGCCGGCCGGTCCGGCGGGTCGCGGTCGCCCGGCTACGGCCGGCTCCGCCCGGGGCGTCGGTGCGGTGGGCACGACGACGACCCGACGCCGTACCCCGGGTGACGGACTGCTCTCCTCGGTGAACAGGACCGGCCGGCCAAGCCCGCTGAGCCGACGACTCGAAGACGATCTGCTCGATTCGCAGCCCGGTGGCTCGTTGCCCGCCGTCCTCTACACCGCTTCCTGGAACGCCGTCGCCGTACTGGCCATCTTCGTCTGGGTACTCACCCTCGACGGCAGTGTGCCGGTGGACTGCGTACCCGGGGCTTCCGGTGCCTGTGAGTCGGAGCGCGGCCAGGCCATCTCCGCGCTGCTGGCCGGGGTGCCCCGGTTCCTCGCCGCGCTGGCCACCGGTCTGGTGGTCGCCGTCCTGATGCGCTGGTTCAACCGCACCTGGCGGGCAGTGACCGTGGGGTTCGCGGCGGCGGTCGTCGGTGGTGGGCTTTCCACCGTCTTCTTCACCGCCCTCAGCGGCCAGCCGGTCAGCTGAGCGCCGGGACCGACCCGCAGCGGAGCCGGACGGGGCACGGAGAGCCGGACGGGTGTGACGGGGAGCCGGTAAAGACGGATCCGGGGTGCCGTCACTCGGACGGCACCCCGGAACACATCGTCGCGTGGACCGGCTACTTGCCCGGTACGACCTTGAGGTCGAACCGTGCGGTGACCTCCGGGTGCAGCTTGACCCGCACCTGGTGGCTACCGATCGACTTGATGGTGCCGGGCAGCTCCAGCCGACGCCGGTCGAGGGACGGCCCACCGGCCGCCTTCACCGCGTCGACCACGTCGCCGGGGGTCACCGAGCCGAAGAGCCGCCCGCCGTTGCCGGCGCGCGCGGTCAGGTTGACCTTGAGGCCCTCCAACTGCGCCTTCACCTCGTTGGCGTGCCCGAGGTCCCGGATCTCCCGGGCCGCGCGGGCCCGCTGGATAACCGTGACCTGCTTCTCCGCGCCCTTGGTCCAGGCGATCGCGAAGCCCTGCGGCAGCAGGTAGTTACGGCCGTAGCCGTCCTTGACCTCCACGATGTCGCCGGGACCGCCGAGGCCCGACACCTCCTGAGTCAGGATGATCTTCATGTCGGCGCCTCCTCTCAGCGGGCCGTGGCCGTGTACGGCAGGAGCGCCATCTCGCGGGCGTTCTTGACCGCACGGGCGATCTGCCGCTGCTGCTGGGAGGTGACCCCGGTCACCCGCCGAGCGCGGATCTTGCCGCGGTCGGAGATGAACTTGCGCAGCAGCGCGGTGTCCTTGTAGTCGATGTAGGTGATCCCGTCCTTGTCGAGCGGGTTCACCTTCTTCTTCGGCTTGCGCAGTGCCGCAGCCTTCGCCATTGCTCTTGCTCCTGGTTTACGATCCCGTGTGCTCGGCACGCGGGTCAGAACGGGGGCTCGTCGT is from Micromonospora sp. WMMD1102 and encodes:
- the rpsR gene encoding 30S ribosomal protein S18 codes for the protein MAKAAALRKPKKKVNPLDKDGITYIDYKDTALLRKFISDRGKIRARRVTGVTSQQQRQIARAVKNAREMALLPYTATAR
- the rplI gene encoding 50S ribosomal protein L9, producing the protein MKIILTQEVSGLGGPGDIVEVKDGYGRNYLLPQGFAIAWTKGAEKQVTVIQRARAAREIRDLGHANEVKAQLEGLKVNLTARAGNGGRLFGSVTPGDVVDAVKAAGGPSLDRRRLELPGTIKSIGSHQVRVKLHPEVTARFDLKVVPGK